TTCACTCAGGGTGATTCACTCATCTcgaaattttatgtttttgtatgGCTTTGCCATGCTTATCAGCAATTTGTTCACTAGTGTGTAGTTATATTAGTTATATCCCACACATGTACCTGTATTAAAGCTATTACACTATGCTGTACATTCTGTCTCTTTTAGGCCGACGAGGCTAACGGCGATGCCAACCTGATGCAGTATGGCTTTACAATGGGTGACCCGAAGTACTTGTCTAATCTTGCTGAGTTCTTAACAACCGAATATGGCGAACATGTAGACAGGTAAGGTCAGATACTGTGTATTGTAACACTTCATGTTGGTATAGCCTTCAGTGACTGGCTAAGTTCGTATCACCAGATGCAACCAACGTGCAGATATGTGGTAGTTTTCGTtaattatatgtttttttttcagaccAAAAGTGATGATTTTAATACAATCGCCCCCTCCAAaacaaatgggggggggggggggtgtttagCTGTGTAATATGTGCTCTCCCACTGGTGGCGAAAGATGTCTGCCCTCCCTTACACTGGTCGTGTGACGTGCCCGCCAGCCCACtcaatattgtaaataatttactCACTCCCCACCAGGGAAATTTTCGTACTGTCCACTATTTCAACAACAGCTACCTCATTTTGGTGTACACAATGTGCGTTACCTTACAGACATTTCATGTGTCCCCTCCATCTGTATCAAAATTAAGACTCCCCTCCTCAATTCTTTCTTGTTTGCTCCCCTCCCGATACCAATCGGAAACAATTGCCCACCCACTGAAAAATTGTGTGAGAAGAGTTTTTTTTTGCAGCTTCGTTGACTGCACCCGTATATCACGCATTATGACTAGTGACCACGGAGAACCTTCTTATACTATTAGCCTATAGTGGCCTTGGACtgtatatggggggggggggggcaatagtCGTGTCCTACTTTCCCTAGGGTAAATGTCATGTAGCTCGGAATACAGGATTCAAGTGCTTTGACTATGCAAAGAATAGGTGCccgagaatgtgatgtgttataaaacacttactgCCGGGCTTTACCCGGGCATTAGTAAACGTCATTTTTATcccccgtaagggtacgggaggtattaaaaggggtctgtctgtctgtctgtctgtctgtctgtctgtctgtgtgtctgtcatgtgtccgtctctgtgtgtgtgtatgtgtctctctctctctctctctctctctctctctctctctctctctctctctctctctctctctctctctctctctctctctctctctctctgtcaccattttcttaaaaacggaaggctcaattgtaatgaaatttagtgTATATGATGTTttgggtaatggctagacctgattagtttttgagcgagatctgttcatgttgactagggaaatttgcatatcaatgaaatcaactaattaaacaatatattaagactgcatacttcaatttcaatacaatttagtatattcgttaaacataataacatacatttgtcctataaaatttgttgatgtaccttacagcgttaatgaataatttgcataatgaattatgtttggtaattaggctatatcttaagactctgactgcatacttcaatttcaatataatttactccatacattaaacataacaaattttatacgccctataaagttgttgatgtaccttacagtgttaataactaatttgcatgatcaATGGTATTCGGTTATtaagatatatcataagaatgcatacttgaatttcaatataattagtACTACCACTAGTGATATATAGTACCAAGCAGCTAGTGAGAGTATGATAATTACTGCCACAACTCcaataaatgtttattttttgtattactTTTTAGTGATAACTTGATGGCAACCAGTGGAGCTTCCCAGGGTATTATAACACTTGGACGTTTCTTCCTTCAGAGCGGAGATTTTGTTTTCCTGGAAGATTTGACACACTTCTCAGCGATTGAAGTATTCGGAGATGATTTGGACATGAACCTGGTTTCCGGTATGTTGGATAAATATTATAAcagatgattgattgattaattgggtgattgagtgagtgattgattgattgattgattgattgattgattgattgattggttgatttgcAGCGCGTGATTCGATGCATAATGGTTGGAATCGGGAATGATGGTAAAAAGTTCAAGTACAAGCCATTTACATTTATGTTGCCAAGTCAAAAATATCCTACACTTAGAATACTGCCTATGTATTGGTCACAGTATCAGTTAAAGTCTCCGTGACACCTCTAACATACCAATGAATGTTTATTCGATGTGATAATCTCCAAGCAAGGTAAGGTGTCAGTGTAACCGATGCCTTAGTAATTAGGAGGTTGGACATGTTTTCATTTAGATATGATAGGAGTAGAAGAATTGACAGGATAATTTTAATCAGCCAATAACTAGAGGGAGTATTCAGTCGGAAGAGAAGAAGTCATtctttattttatcaaataagctAGTGAAAGGaagtaaacaacaacagaaaaaacaacattttatgcTCCAACATGTTCCCTGCTCCCGTcgacctcagaccactaccaGTTTTAATGGTCTGAGCTTCGATAAAACATGTATGTCTTGTACGCACCTTTGACTACAAAAATACAGCATACAGCATATTTCATTTTACCTTTAACCTTTCCTTCAGTACCAAGGGATGACGACGGCATTGACATTCGGATATTGGATGAAAAGCTGACAGAGTACCGTGCGAAGTCGACTCACAAGATAACAGAGAAGAAGCCATTTTGGGCAATAGTGTATGTTATACCATGTTTTCACAATCCGACTGGTATTAGCTATTCAGAAGGTAGGCCTATTATGACACTACTAACCATCACACCTTATTCGTgatcaaaacttaaaaagtgaaaataagaTTGCACAAAGAAGTCTTATAGTACTGGTCTGTCACCTTTGTGTGAGGTAGGTTTTCTGTGGCTTTGGTTTGAACGATATGCTGTTCCATTCTAGAGATATAACATGGATATGGAACAGATTTAGTAATAGCCCACTTAGGGCTTGTAATattgacgggggggggggttataaaGCTCAAAGTCATTCttgaaattgaatttatttgACAATGTTTCCGACTTTGTATTGTTCTTCAGAAAAATGTCAGCAACTCGTCAATTTGGCTCGAAAACATGAAGTCCTCATTCTCAGTGATGACGTCTACTCTTTACTAAGCTATCATGATCGGACTGCGAGACGACTTTTTGCTTATGACGACAAAGAGGATGCAGACTATCAGGGCAACGTAGCGTCTGTTGGTTCTTTTTCTAAGATTTTCGCACCCGGTATTCGATTGGGATGGTATGAACTTCCGAGACGACTGCACAATGTGATTAGAGAAAGGTGAGAGAGAAGTTTATATATCAGTTCAATGCcatttgaaaacaatggaatgCTATAACGAGGATTACATGGTATTCGTGGACTTGGCGAATCCAACATGGGCAGACTTTTTTTCAGAAAGCAACGCTGGTTTATGAAATCACTGATTTTTGTAGATATATTGTAAGGTCCTATGTATGGTCATATGTATGTCTTGGTTGACACCCATTATATATAGAGAAGATTTTGATTTTGTCGTtcagcaagcaagcaagcaagcaaacaaacaaacaaacaaacaaacaaaaacacactcCATATGAATACCAGCATTTTGAGATGAACAAATAACCTTGTGTGTTTTGGCAAGAAAAGGCGAGGGAGGGTGCCATTCTCCCgcgttaccccccccccccactataTAGGGTGGGGTGAGGTGGagtggaatggaatggaatataAAATAGATTAGGGTGTGGTGGGGTAGGGTGGATGGAATGGAGTACGAATAGAGTGGAGTGGAGttaaagtttgaatgaaattcaGTAAAAGTTTAAATTTCTAGACTTTccataaattacaatatatccTATGTGAAGTTCTTATTTCTCTTTACAGCGGTTATGTTCAAAGTGCATGTGGATTTAATACCATAACCTCTGGCATTATGGCGACCGCTATGGACCTCGGACTAGTTAAAGATAATTTAAGCAATTTGTGCTGTAAATATAAGGTAATTGTACGCGTGATTGCGTAAGTGTACGCCTGATTGTGTAAGTGTAAGGTAAGTGTACACGTGAATGTGTAATTATAAGGTAAATGTACGCGTGAATGTCTTTACTAAGTATAATATAAGTGTGTGCGTGAGTGTGTAAGTGTTCGCATGAATGTGTAGGTGTACGCGTGGATGTGTAAGTACAGGGTAAGTGTACGTGTAAATTAATGTGTGAGGTAAATGGACTCgtgaatgtgtatatatatgtaaatggaCTCGCGAATATAACTTATATATTTTAGGCtgcggtcagaatttacggcaaaTGGGGGCTGAGGAGAAATTGGGAGTCAGGAAAAAATTGAGAGTTTCGAGGGGGGCATGCAAATTCTGATgatttgaggggggggggcacaaaaTATTTTGCCCATGATTTGAACCagattaaacctcaggagcggtctTTTATCGagtacattttcaaattgtttgcGGTTTGGCAGCAATAAGTTCTAAAGcatatattcagtgatgaggtTGTACAAAACATGCATACatctttcttttctcttttgtacatacatctctcttctgtctgtctgtctgtctgtctgtctgtctcaatgtctgtctgtctgtctgtctgtctgtctgtctgtgtcaatGTCTGTTTATCTATCTCAGTATGTggctctgtgtctgtctctgtctgtctgtctgtctgtctgtctgtctgtttctttttttcttttctctctctctctctctctctctctctctctctctctctctctctctctctttctctcgtACAATTGACATTTTGAGTATCCAAACTCACTGGACATCTAGGGAGGTAATTAAAGAACTGTCCAGTATGTATAAATACaagattattataattatttcctCCCCTGAgaaccaatttgtaaaatgtgactccTTAGGTTAATTCCATCTCCTCCCCCATGTACATATTGAATGCTCCCTTTGATCGACTTTTATTGAACTGTGTTCTTATTGCAGAAAAGAATGAATTGTGCTTTGAGGACTTTGGAGGAAGAGCTGCCGCCCAACGTCAAATTTACAAAACCAAAGGTGAGTGTTTCCTTCCAGTGTTGAACAGCTTTGAAAACTCGACCATGCCAGAGAACCAGTAAAAGTATTTAAAAGTTCCCAATTTCATGTTTGACTAGATGCCGTGCTACACTTACCTGTAATGTATACAAGATGACGCAGACCTGTGTACCAGGCTGGTCATTATAGAATTCAATATGACCGCTAAATACTGTGGGGAAAGTAGCAGATCCGTGATTTCCTTCAAACCAAGACGGTAGACTATAAATTTTTATCTTTATTATAAAGTACCCGGGACAACTTTTCATATGATAGAGTTTGGAGAAAAGTCAAGAGCTCAGATTTTCAGGATAATTGGTCCCCGCGGTGTATTCCAGCATGTTTATCAAAggcaaatacaaaatgtacattcaatGAAATGAGTCGAAGTAAGCATTGAGGCTTCTCAGATGGTGAAAATCGAATGTGTAAACACTTCAGTGTATGTGTGGGGGTTCTTTCACTTaagttgtgttttgttttccagGGTGGCTACCATTTGTGGATTGTGCTGCCGGAAAATTACTCCACTAGACAGCTCTTGAAGGAGTGCCGAGAACAATACAAAGTGTCCTTCCAGTTAGGGCCCATGTAAGTTGAcagtgtgctttcttaggttaatgtatatgccaaattaaatggaatttgaagagtgcatgatactgcttcattactgaatatcgttccttattcaaattactcactAAAGGTAAAAATTGTATCAACACCTTAGCACAGGTACTTATTATTatagttgatatatgtaccatattatatggaatttga
The genomic region above belongs to Glandiceps talaboti chromosome 8, keGlaTala1.1, whole genome shotgun sequence and contains:
- the LOC144438474 gene encoding 2-aminoadipate transaminase-like; protein product: MSSQVDKITYFAHYYEEIGSLDNPDITALDVGAAGVPELKQAAEIFQTAAQARLADEANGDANLMQYGFTMGDPKYLSNLAEFLTTEYGEHVDSDNLMATSGASQGIITLGRFFLQSGDFVFLEDLTHFSAIEVFGDDLDMNLVSVPRDDDGIDIRILDEKLTEYRAKSTHKITEKKPFWAIVYVIPCFHNPTGISYSEEKCQQLVNLARKHEVLILSDDVYSLLSYHDRTARRLFAYDDKEDADYQGNVASVGSFSKIFAPGIRLGWYELPRRLHNVIRESGYVQSACGFNTITSGIMATAMDLGLVKDNLSNLCCKYKKRMNCALRTLEEELPPNVKFTKPKGGYHLWIVLPENYSTRQLLKECREQYKVSFQLGPIFSPDGVMDNCLRLSIAYYHEDVIIEAIKRLSTAIKRFIWCPKDIEITRPEP